ACGAAATACAAAAAGCTGTTGAAGCTAATTTTATGGAAAATAACCCCTTAGCAAATTTTAAAGAAGGAGACTTTTCAAAAGAAAACTATGAAATATTCGACCTGCACCGTCCATATGTTGATAATATATATCTTGTTTCAGAAACAGGGAAAAAAATGTTCAGAGAACCTGATTTGATTGATGTTTGGTTTGACTCCGGCGCTATGCCTTATGCACAGGTACATTATCCGTTTGAAAACAAAGACCATTTTGGAGAAGTTTTTCCTGCTGATTATATTGCTGAAGGTGTTGACCAAACTCGTGGTTGGTTTTTTACTTTACATGCAATTGCTGTTATGTTGTTTGATTCAGTATCATTTAAAAACATTATATCTAACGGACTGGTTCTTGATAAAGACGGAGCTAAAATGTCAAAACGACTTGGAAATGCAGCTGACCCTTTCACAACAATTGAAAAATACGGTTCAGACCCGCTCCGATGGTATATGATAACCAACGCACAACCATGGGATAACCTTAAATTTGATGTTAATGGTATTGATGAAGTAAAAAGAAAATTCTTTGGAACACTGTACAATACATATTCATTTTTTGCTCTTTATTCAAACGTAGATGGATTTACTTACAAAGAAGATGATATTCCCGTTAGCGAAAGACCTGAAATTGACAGATGGGTAATTTCTCTTTTAAATTCATTGATAAAAGATGTTGAAGAAAATTACGAAAATTACGAACCAACAAAAGTAGGAAGATTAATTCAACATTTTGTTACTGAGAATTTAAGCAATTGGTATGTTCGATTAAACAGAAAACGGTTTTGGGGTGGAAAATATTCAAAAGATAAAATATCAGCATACCAAACATTATATACATGTTTAGAAACTATAGCAATATTAGCAAGTCCTATAGCACCGTTTTATATGGATAAGTTATTTGTTGATATTAATACTGTTTCTGGACATCATAAGGAAGAGTCAGTACATTTAACTAAATTTCCAAAATATAACAATAAATATATTGACAAAAACCTTGAAGAAAAAATGGGAATTGCCCAAAAAATTTCTTCAATGGTACTTGGCTTGCGAAGAAAAGTTAGTATTAAAGTACGCCAACCACTTAACAAAATAAGTATTCCTGTTACTAATATTGAACAAAAAAACAAAATTGAATCTGTTATAAACATTATACTCCCCGAAGTAAATGTTAAAGAATTAGAATTAATTACCGAAGATGGGAATATGATTGTGAAAAAAATCAAACCCGATTTTAAAAAACTGGGACCAAGGTTTGGTAAGGCAATGAAACTTGTATCTTCTGCAATAAATCAAATGACACAGGAAAATATTACTGAAATTGAAAATAAAGGACATTATATAATTACAATTGACGGGGAAAAAGAAGAAATTTTATTGTCAGAAATTGAAATAATAACTGAAGATATTCCGGGATGGCTCGTAGCAAACGAAGGAAATTTAACAGTTGCTTTAGATGTCAATATCACTGAAGAATTAAAAAAAGAAGGATTAGCAAGAGAATTTATAAATAGAATTCAAAACATACGAAAAGATAGCGGATTTGATGTTACTGATAAAATAAATATTCAAATTCAAAAACACGACTTAATTAACGATGCAATATTAACACATTCAAACTATATTGGCTCTCAAACTTTAGCTAATAATATTGATTTGGTTGAAAATATTGATGCTGAAAATTCAAAAAACCTTGAAATAGACAAGGATATAAAAACTATTATAAAAATTGTAAAAGTAAATTAAGAAATAGTAATAAATTATATTATTTTTATTACCCAAAAATATTTTAATCATGGCAGAAAAAACAAGATATTCGGAAAACGAATTAATGGAGTTTAAGGAAATAATCGAAAATAAATTAAAAAAAGCACAGGAAGATTATGACCTATTAAGAACCACTCTTTCTCATAGCGATACTAATGACACTCAGGATACATCTCCTACTTTCAAGGTTTTAGAAGAAGGAGCCTCTGTTCTTTCAAAAGAAGAAACCGGAAAACTGGCACAAAGGCAAGTACAGTTTATTCAGCATTTACAAGCTGCTTTAATCAGGATAGAAAACAGAACTTATGGTATCTGCCGTGCAACAGGTAAGCTAATCTCAAAAGAAAGACTTCGTGCAGTACCTCATGCAACATTAAGCATTGATGCAAAAAGACAACAGAGAAGCTGATAAAATGAAACCATACAAAATACCGGTTTTAATCATTTTTTTTATACTTCTTTTTGACCAGATATTAAAAATATGGATTAAAACTCATATGATGCTTGGTCAGGAATATCATATTTTTGGTAATTGGTTTATTATCCATTTTACCGAAAATAACGGTATGGCATTTGGTTTGGAAATAGCAGGTGAATTCGGAAAAATATTTCTTAGTTTGTTCCGCATTATTGCTGTTGCAGGAATTGGCTGGTATTTAACAGGTTTAATAAAAGAAAAAGCACCAAAAGGATTAATTATAAGCATTTCAATAATTATGGCAGGGGCAATAGGTAATATTATTGACAGTGCATTTTATGGAATTATATTTAACGAAAGTTATGGACAAATAGCTTCAATTTTTCCTGTTAATGGTGGTTATTCAAGTTTTTTACATGGCAGGGTTGTTGACATGTTCTATTTTCCAATAATTGAATGTCATTTACCCGAATGGTTTCCAATCTGGGGGTCAAAGCATTTTATATTTTTCCGACCTGTTTTTAATATTGCTGATTCCTCTATAACAATTGGCGTTTCAATGATATTTTTATTCCAAAAAAAATACTTTAAGAAAAA
This Bacteroidales bacterium DNA region includes the following protein-coding sequences:
- a CDS encoding isoleucine--tRNA ligase; the protein is MTEKFPEYKNFDLSQINKEILEHWNKNDTFHKSITTRKNKPTFVFYEGPPSANGMPGIHHVMARTIKDIFCRYKTLKDFLVKRKAGWDTHGLPVELGVEQFLGITKEDIGNKISIEDYNKTCRKEVMKYTDVWEDLTHKMGYWINMDEPYITYDNKYIETLWYLLKKLYEKGLLYKGYSIQPYSPAAGTGLSTHELNQPGCYRDVKDTTVVAQFKVIRDKKSDFLFKDLDSELYFLAWTTTPWTLLSNTALAVGKGIHYVKVRTFNQYTGKPISVILAKDLMGKYFPEKNKNLKLEEYKKGYKDIPYKILCEFLGADLEKINYEQLIPYHQPKNGDAFRVLIGNFVTTEEGTGIVHIAPSFGVDDFKVAAENGIGSLTLVDKQGKIIEGCGELSNRYVKNSYDENLTDKDPTIDVDIAVMLKMQNKAFKIEKYEHSYPHCWRTDKPVLYYPLDSWFIKTTAFKKQMLELNKTINWKPETTGTGRFGKWLENLVDWNLSRSRYWGTPLPIWTTEDKKEHKYIGSIAELKNEIQKAVEANFMENNPLANFKEGDFSKENYEIFDLHRPYVDNIYLVSETGKKMFREPDLIDVWFDSGAMPYAQVHYPFENKDHFGEVFPADYIAEGVDQTRGWFFTLHAIAVMLFDSVSFKNIISNGLVLDKDGAKMSKRLGNAADPFTTIEKYGSDPLRWYMITNAQPWDNLKFDVNGIDEVKRKFFGTLYNTYSFFALYSNVDGFTYKEDDIPVSERPEIDRWVISLLNSLIKDVEENYENYEPTKVGRLIQHFVTENLSNWYVRLNRKRFWGGKYSKDKISAYQTLYTCLETIAILASPIAPFYMDKLFVDINTVSGHHKEESVHLTKFPKYNNKYIDKNLEEKMGIAQKISSMVLGLRRKVSIKVRQPLNKISIPVTNIEQKNKIESVINIILPEVNVKELELITEDGNMIVKKIKPDFKKLGPRFGKAMKLVSSAINQMTQENITEIENKGHYIITIDGEKEEILLSEIEIITEDIPGWLVANEGNLTVALDVNITEELKKEGLAREFINRIQNIRKDSGFDVTDKINIQIQKHDLINDAILTHSNYIGSQTLANNIDLVENIDAENSKNLEIDKDIKTIIKIVKVN
- a CDS encoding TraR/DksA C4-type zinc finger protein, with translation MAEKTRYSENELMEFKEIIENKLKKAQEDYDLLRTTLSHSDTNDTQDTSPTFKVLEEGASVLSKEETGKLAQRQVQFIQHLQAALIRIENRTYGICRATGKLISKERLRAVPHATLSIDAKRQQRS
- a CDS encoding lipoprotein signal peptidase, with the protein product MKPYKIPVLIIFFILLFDQILKIWIKTHMMLGQEYHIFGNWFIIHFTENNGMAFGLEIAGEFGKIFLSLFRIIAVAGIGWYLTGLIKEKAPKGLIISISIIMAGAIGNIIDSAFYGIIFNESYGQIASIFPVNGGYSSFLHGRVVDMFYFPIIECHLPEWFPIWGSKHFIFFRPVFNIADSSITIGVSMIFLFQKKYFKKNK